From Streptomyces sp. TLI_053, a single genomic window includes:
- a CDS encoding peptidoglycan-binding protein, whose product MRSITTTRPLVALGLALGIAVGGLAVGGAATTAAATTTSVAAAPAVRAVQNFGLSSAQAGNVQNWLKQNWGYNGAIDGQLGTESWKAFQRNLKQFWGYPGAIDGIPGTETVKALQRLLKDGGWGYSGAIDGIAGAGTRAAFKSFADGI is encoded by the coding sequence ATGCGATCCATCACGACGACGAGGCCGCTCGTCGCCCTCGGCCTGGCCCTCGGCATCGCTGTCGGTGGCCTGGCCGTCGGTGGCGCGGCCACCACCGCCGCCGCCACCACCACCTCCGTCGCGGCCGCGCCGGCCGTGCGCGCCGTCCAGAACTTCGGGCTCAGCTCCGCGCAGGCCGGGAACGTGCAGAACTGGCTGAAGCAGAACTGGGGTTACAACGGCGCCATCGACGGGCAGCTCGGCACCGAGAGCTGGAAGGCGTTCCAGCGCAACCTCAAGCAGTTCTGGGGCTACCCCGGAGCCATCGACGGCATCCCCGGCACCGAGACGGTCAAGGCGCTGCAGCGGCTGCTGAAGGACGGCGGCTGGGGCTACAGCGGTGCGATCGACGGCATCGCCGGTGCCGGTACCCGGGCGGCGTTCAAGAGCTTCGCCGACGGCATCTGA
- a CDS encoding PfkB family carbohydrate kinase, translating into MLGVLGDLVEDVVVWVAGPLRHGTDSAARVFRQRGGSAANVAAFAAGQCPVRFLGCVGDDPAGGGLAAELAGHGVDVRVAHRGRTGSIVVLIDDAGERTMLPDRGAATLLETVPDAWLDGLTHLHVPAYSFDGEPVGTTAVDALRRVRSAGGTTSLDASSTGMLEGFGRERFLALAEQLAPTLLFANRSESAYLGLLVDGRPGPERARLGATTVVTKSGAEATTIDVPGSAPVTVPVPPVGEVRDLTGAGDAFAAGFLAAFLDARLTGAEPGAQGAPGLREAAARGHRCAARVLASPGASCTED; encoded by the coding sequence GTGCTGGGAGTGCTCGGCGACCTCGTGGAGGACGTCGTCGTCTGGGTGGCCGGACCGCTGCGGCACGGCACGGACTCGGCCGCCCGGGTCTTCCGGCAGCGCGGCGGCAGCGCCGCGAACGTCGCGGCCTTCGCCGCCGGGCAGTGCCCGGTCCGCTTCCTCGGCTGCGTCGGCGACGACCCGGCCGGCGGCGGCCTGGCCGCCGAACTGGCCGGCCACGGTGTGGACGTGCGGGTCGCGCACCGGGGCCGCACCGGCAGCATCGTGGTGCTGATCGACGACGCGGGCGAGCGCACCATGCTGCCCGACCGGGGCGCGGCCACCCTGCTGGAGACCGTCCCGGACGCCTGGCTGGACGGCCTGACCCATCTGCACGTGCCCGCCTACTCCTTCGACGGCGAACCGGTCGGCACGACCGCCGTCGACGCGCTGCGCCGGGTCCGCTCGGCCGGTGGGACGACCTCCCTGGACGCCTCCTCCACCGGGATGCTGGAGGGCTTCGGCCGCGAGCGCTTCCTGGCCCTCGCCGAGCAGCTGGCGCCGACCCTGCTGTTCGCCAACCGCTCCGAGTCCGCCTACCTGGGGCTGCTCGTCGACGGGCGGCCCGGTCCGGAGCGGGCCCGGCTGGGGGCCACCACGGTGGTCACCAAGTCGGGGGCGGAGGCGACCACGATCGACGTGCCGGGCTCGGCCCCGGTCACCGTGCCGGTCCCGCCGGTGGGCGAGGTCCGCGACCTCACCGGTGCGGGCGACGCCTTCGCGGCCGGGTTCCTCGCGGCGTTCCTGGACGCGCGGCTGACGGGGGCCGAGCCGGGTGCGCAGGGAGCGCCGGGCCTGCGCGAGGCGGCGGCGCGCGGCCACCGCTGCGCGGCGCGGGTGCTGGCCTCGCCCGGGGCCTCCTGCACGGAGGACTGA
- a CDS encoding pseudouridine-5'-phosphate glycosidase, whose amino-acid sequence MTGLPIRISQEVAEAVAAGAPVVALESTIFTHGLPRPRNLEVALEAEQRLRATGVVPATIGVHAGVPTVGLSTAQIEELSAAEGLDKASLRDLPVVAALGRHGGTTVAATAFLAHRAGVRVFSTGGLGGVHFGASESFDESADLTTLAATPVTVISAGVKSILDIRATLERFETLNIPVIGYRTRRYPGFYVTDSGHEIAYRVDTPEEAARVIEARDGLDLPQAVLIANPVDPDKQLPPRELDALLARAWAEADTRGIKGNAATPFLLDFIQRDTEGRSLDVNIEVYRGNVRLGGEIATALAAARNEG is encoded by the coding sequence ATGACCGGACTGCCCATCCGCATCTCCCAGGAAGTCGCCGAGGCCGTCGCCGCCGGCGCCCCCGTGGTCGCCCTGGAGTCGACGATCTTCACCCACGGGCTGCCCCGGCCGCGCAATCTGGAGGTCGCGCTGGAGGCGGAGCAGCGGCTGCGCGCCACCGGCGTCGTCCCGGCCACCATCGGCGTCCACGCGGGCGTGCCGACGGTCGGCCTGTCCACGGCGCAGATCGAGGAGCTGTCGGCGGCCGAGGGCCTCGACAAGGCGAGCCTGCGCGACCTCCCGGTGGTGGCGGCGCTCGGCCGGCACGGCGGTACCACCGTCGCCGCGACGGCCTTCCTCGCCCACCGGGCCGGCGTGCGGGTCTTCTCCACCGGCGGCCTCGGCGGCGTCCACTTCGGCGCCTCCGAGAGCTTCGACGAGTCCGCCGACCTGACCACCCTGGCCGCCACCCCGGTGACCGTGATCAGCGCCGGTGTGAAGTCGATCCTCGACATCCGGGCCACCCTGGAGCGCTTCGAGACCCTCAACATCCCCGTCATCGGCTACCGCACCCGCCGCTACCCCGGCTTCTACGTCACCGACTCCGGCCACGAGATCGCCTACCGGGTCGACACCCCGGAGGAGGCGGCGCGGGTGATCGAGGCCCGGGACGGCCTCGACCTGCCGCAGGCCGTGCTGATCGCCAACCCGGTCGACCCGGACAAGCAGCTCCCGCCGCGCGAGCTCGACGCCCTGCTGGCCCGCGCCTGGGCCGAGGCCGACACCCGGGGCATCAAGGGCAACGCCGCCACGCCGTTCCTGCTCGACTTCATCCAGCGCGACACCGAGGGCCGCAGCCTGGACGTGAACATCGAGGTCTACCGGGGCAACGTCCGCCTCGGCGGGGAGATCGCCACCGCGCTGGCCGCCGCCCGGAACGAGGGCTGA
- a CDS encoding DinB family protein, with amino-acid sequence MNGTTTTTTVAATGERADLLEQFTKQREFLRFTTRDLTDEQAARRTTAGELCLGGLVKHVTNCERTWVDFILEGPSAMPDFANMTQEDLERRTDEFKLLPGETLAGVLADYAETARRTDELIAVLPDLDASHPLPKAPWFEADARWSARRVLLHVIAETAQHAGHADILRESLDGAKTMG; translated from the coding sequence ATGAACGGCACCACGACCACCACCACCGTCGCGGCCACCGGCGAGCGCGCCGACCTGCTGGAGCAGTTCACCAAGCAGCGCGAGTTCCTGCGCTTCACCACCCGGGACCTGACGGACGAGCAGGCCGCGCGCCGGACCACCGCCGGCGAACTGTGTCTGGGCGGTCTCGTCAAGCACGTGACGAACTGCGAGCGCACCTGGGTGGACTTCATCCTCGAGGGCCCCTCCGCGATGCCCGACTTCGCGAACATGACCCAGGAGGACCTCGAGCGCCGCACGGACGAGTTCAAGCTGCTGCCCGGCGAGACGCTCGCGGGCGTGCTCGCCGACTACGCCGAGACGGCCCGCCGCACGGACGAGCTGATCGCCGTGCTGCCCGATCTCGACGCCTCGCACCCGCTGCCGAAGGCCCCGTGGTTCGAGGCGGACGCCCGCTGGTCCGCCCGCCGGGTCCTGCTCCACGTGATCGCCGAGACCGCGCAGCACGCGGGTCACGCCGACATCCTGCGGGAGTCGCTGGACGGCGCCAAGACCATGGGCTGA
- a CDS encoding LysR substrate-binding domain-containing protein translates to MSRATSLTLRQLEVFLAVADTLHFGRAAERLHISQPTVSQEVARLERTVGVELFDRSRRSVRLTSAGEVMAAESARLLEQAGTLLARVRLHEETRLGTARIVASPTVVNRLLPAVVSRAERELPELVLAELSVDTGRVSATLAGELADLGLGRFLDDVPGYRRERIADEPVHVALSRDHPLAGRDAVRLDELGDLPLLLWPREQSPRYYDHVLGLCAERGVEPPVLVGPARIVGSRLYLLSQSRAFSLVPASMTGHLTGDVVTVRLAGRATLPLELQWRLDDRRPGLAALRELVREEAAALETC, encoded by the coding sequence ATGAGTCGGGCTACGAGTCTCACCCTGCGCCAGCTGGAGGTCTTCCTCGCGGTGGCCGACACCCTGCACTTCGGCCGGGCGGCCGAACGCCTGCACATCTCCCAGCCGACGGTCAGCCAGGAGGTCGCCCGGCTGGAGCGGACGGTCGGGGTGGAGCTGTTCGACCGCAGCCGCCGGTCCGTGCGGCTGACCTCGGCCGGGGAGGTGATGGCCGCCGAATCGGCCCGGCTGCTGGAGCAGGCCGGCACGCTGCTCGCCCGGGTGCGGCTGCACGAGGAGACCAGGCTCGGCACGGCGCGGATCGTCGCCTCCCCGACCGTGGTCAACCGGCTGCTGCCGGCCGTGGTGAGCCGGGCCGAGCGCGAGCTGCCCGAACTCGTCCTGGCCGAACTCTCGGTGGACACCGGCCGGGTGTCCGCCACCCTGGCGGGCGAACTCGCCGACCTCGGCCTCGGCCGCTTCCTCGACGACGTCCCCGGCTACCGGCGGGAGCGGATCGCCGACGAGCCGGTGCACGTCGCCCTCAGCCGGGACCATCCGCTGGCGGGGCGGGACGCCGTCCGGCTGGACGAGCTCGGCGACCTGCCGCTGCTGCTGTGGCCGCGCGAACAGAGCCCGCGCTACTACGACCACGTCCTGGGGCTGTGCGCCGAACGCGGGGTGGAGCCGCCGGTCCTGGTCGGCCCGGCCCGGATCGTCGGCTCCCGGCTCTACCTGCTGTCGCAGAGCCGGGCCTTCTCCCTCGTGCCCGCCTCGATGACCGGCCACCTCACCGGGGACGTGGTCACGGTGCGGCTGGCGGGCCGGGCCACGCTCCCGCTGGAGCTCCAGTGGCGCCTGGACGACCGCCGTCCCGGGCTCGCCGCGCTGCGCGAGCTGGTCCGGGAGGAGGCGGCCGCCCTGGAGACCTGCTGA